The proteins below are encoded in one region of Girardinichthys multiradiatus isolate DD_20200921_A chromosome 19, DD_fGirMul_XY1, whole genome shotgun sequence:
- the sertad4 gene encoding uncharacterized protein sertad4 isoform X7, with protein MSRIAYFKRKFVDDDEEPPFSFRTYCQTVAPGLEERAHVLRVSLEKMRFIDDPEVFLRRSVLVNNLLRRLRAEILLQSADWCFPPNAALASAPCILPPSAGSAHQLLHRAVPARICLPPQAGPPLRKRFRMVRVGQGDFRPDCAQTCCCVYAAAAAGHYLHLPFSMYDAALSTCSSTPSTSLLQLAGHSKLGLTVAVDDEAEEDAEEEEEDNEEEEGEREALEDDEPRQERASAAVQDRLSHKSRTKTVPSHKDMRTDDSSMAETVEEEGEQEEEEEEEQVVGPCSCSSERDLHRFSFWHRRTHRQ; from the coding sequence GTCGCCCCGGGTTTGGAGGAGCGTGCTCACGTGCTCCGAGTCTCTCTGGAGAAGATGCGGTTCATCGACGACCCCGAAGTGTTCCTTCGGCGCTCCGTCCTCGTTAACAACCTCCTTCGCCGTCTGCGAGCAGAGATCCTGCTGCAGAGCGCCGACTGGTGCTTTCCACCCAACGCGGCACTTGCCAGCGCCCCCTGCATTCTGCCGCCCAGTGCCGGCTCTGCCCACCAACTTCTCCATAGAGCTGTGCCCGCCCGGATCTGCCTCCCGCCCCAGGCCGGACCGCCCCTCCGAAAGCGTTTCCGGATGGTTCGTGTCGGACAGGGGGATTTTCGCCCAGACTGTGCCCAGACATGCTGCTGTGTCTACGCGGCGGCAGCTGCAGGACACTACCTCCACCTCCCGTTCTCCATGTACGATGCAGCTCTCTCCACCTGCTCGTCCACACCCAGCACGTCACTTCTTCAGTTGGCTGGACACAGCAAACTAGGTCTGACTGTGGCTGTGGATGACGAAGCGGAGGAAGatgctgaggaggaggaggaagacaatgaggaggaggagggagagagggaggcGTTGGAGGATGATGAACCAAGACAAGAAAgggcttctgctgctgttcagGACAGGTTGAGCCATAAAAGCAGGACTAAGACAGTGCCCAGTCATAAAGACATGAGGACAGATGACAGCTCCATGGCAGAAACtgtagaagaagaaggagagcaggaagaagaggaggaggaagagcagGTTGttggaccttgttcatgttCTTCAGAAAGAGATCTCCACAGATTTAGCTTCTGGCATCGTAGAACTCATAGACAATAA